The window tttttggGGTTTTGGACCAAAAGTTTACGTCTAATTTATGATTAAGTTTAGGTAAGGCCATAAATAGATTATTtactataattaaaatttatagtgttttccccacataattataaattttgtacaTTCATGACTtcatcacacaaaaaaatatcttagatctaagaaaaaaatgaatcatcTCATAGCTTTTGCGTTAGTTATTACAATGCATTTTTCGTTGAATGAAGCTTGCAAACCAAATATTGTAGAAATTCATAACCAACTCGCTCCTGGTAGAGTTCTTATGCATCATTGTAGGGGTAGTATTAACGAGCAAGATAAAGGTGtcaaatctttaaaattcaATGAGACTTTCGTCATTGAGTTTTCGGATGTTTCCAGCAGACGTGAAAGGACAGTGTGGACTTGTCTCTTATCGCAAGGGGATAAAATGGAGTTTTTCTTTGATGTTCAAGTATACAGAGCAGCTTCTAGTGAACGATGTGGACAGTACCGCTCATGGACAGCCAAATCTGATGGAATTTGGACCAGAAGAGACCGTACAAAACCGTCGGGGCATGTACTTAACTGGAAaaagaaataagttttttttgttaaaaaaaaaagaaaagaagaagaaagaaagaagaaaaagaagaaagaagaaataagtttgtgttttttatttgtttcacatcttttaaaattatgctaatttgatgtttgattatATAGCCAAGTATTGTAATAAACCAAGTGTTCATTGATATATTTGTAtcaatgttttaaataataataaaatatattacttattttataccaatttttctttttaagatatATTGTTTTCtagttaaaactttttttcttttgcaaatattatttttttatcttatcatCCAAAAAAATGCTACGATCAGAATGATGTTGCCAAACAAAACGATTTAGAAAATGATAGATGAAATAGAGAAGtaagtattatataatatatatatatatatattttttaattgtctaACAGTATATATGGCTTAATATGGCTTaacaggatttttttttttcttttctaagttgtattattctttggggtattttttttaattgtattgcCGTATAACTAAGGAAGTCAATCTATACAACATATTTAGTAACTAACTAGtgaatcaaataataactatatataacttataacttataactattatatagtctaccaaaaataTGTCGTGTACTTCCCAAATATTAAATAGGggaagagaagaacaaacatCCGGTTGATGTGctatattattgattttatgATCACCACAACATTATACTACTGAACAATATGATAAACCACACCAACCACTACGCCATTCTTTGTAAGCCTTAACATTCAAACACAAGAAACTAAATTTCGTAAAAACAAATATCACCATTGGCACTACAAATCTAGTTAGTCCCTTTCATAGATATTATCAACTTGGATTTAGCCAAAAGTCAGAGCTTCACCACGATGGGACTTCTCACACGATGCTTCTTGTCTGACCAAACCAATTCTCCAAACACGTAGCCCTTCGCCTTATTCCCTTTATCCTTCACAAGTGTCACTTTAAACGTCTTTTTCTCTCCAACTTTGGTAAAATTCAAGCTCGTGGGATTAACCGCGACATAAACACCTCGTGGGTTAGTCACCCGGACGGTATAAGTAGAAGGTCGTCCAACGTTTTTTACAGTCCTTGAGACTGTAACTTTACTTGATGTTAAGTTTGGAACTGTGATGGAAGGGTAGTTAAGGTTGACAAGACTGGTTTTGGGGCTTGAACAAGTAAAGTTATTTCCTGAGAAGACAGCGATTTGTGATGCATTGTATCCTAGGGAGCATAAGAAGTTGAGATAATCCTTGATGCCTGAATCGTATACCAGACCGGGATTCACAGCTAGATTTGGTTGGACGTGTCCTGCCCCAAAACTGAAAGGTGTTGCCTTCATGTTGGTTGCATTTTGTATAGGTCCAGGAATGTCATCCATTGTTGTTGCTgaaagggaaaaacaaaaaaaaagtatgaaaatacTACAAGACTAAGAAAAAAGACATTCCATTTCCAACATgtacaaaaccaagaaaacagaacatagCCATTAAAGAAACAAGATTTGGTTAACTGTGTTCTATGCCCCAATTAGTAAATGTTAATGTGATTCAACTGATAATGTATTAGACTTCATTTTTTTCCAGCAATGCCTTAGCTCCCGAATCGAAATACATTCTTACCGGTTGTCATAATGGCAGAGCGGATAGCTGCGGGGCTCCAAGAAGGATAGNTTCTCCAAACACGTAGCCCTTCGCCTTATTCCCTTTATCCTTCACAAGTGTCACTTTAAACGTCTTTTTCTCTCCAACTTTGGTAAAATTCAAGCTCGTGGGATTAACCGCGACATAAACACCTCGTGGGTTAGTCACCCGGACGGTATAAGTAGAAGGTCGTCCAACGTTTTTTACAGTCCTTGAGACTGTAACTTTACTTGATGTTAAGTTTGGAACTGTGATGGAAGGGTAGTTAAGGTTGACAAGACTGGTTTTGGGGCTTGAACAAGTAAAGTTATTTCCTGAGAAGACAGCGATTTGTGATGCATTGTATCCTAGGGAGCATAAGAAGTTGAGATAATCCTTGATGCCTGAATCGTATACCAGACCGGGATTCACAGCTAGATTTGGTTGGACGTGTCCTGCCCCAAAACTGAAAGGTGTTGCCTTCATGTTGGTTGCATTTTGTATAGGTCCAGGAATGTCATCCATTGTTGTTGCTgaaagggaaaaacaaaaaaaaagtatgaaaatacTACAAGACTAAGAAAAAAGACATTCCATTTCCAACATgtacaaaaccaagaaaacagaacatagCCATTAAAGAAACAAGATTTGGTTAACTGTGTTCTATGCCCCAATTAGTAAATGTTAATGTGATTCAACTGATAATGTATTAGACTTCATTTTTTTCCAGCAATGCCTTAGCTCCCGAATCGAAATACATTCTTACCGGTTGTCATAATGGCAGAGCGGATAGCTGCGGGGCTCCAAGAAGGATAGCGAGTTTTGAGAAGACCCGCAATGCCAGAGATATGAGGACAAGACATGGAGGTTCCTGAAACAGCATTGTACAGAAGTCGTCGAGGATCAAACTGTTCGTTTGTTGGAGATACTGCGCCAGTGTAGGCAGCAATCACACTCACACCAGGAGCAGTTATGTCAGGCTTCAGAATCTCAGGAGCTACTGTGCTTGGACCTTTAGAAGAAAACGAAGCCATTACAGGTGCTGGTTTTAACCCCAAAGCTGTCCTCGAAGGAGTAATGTGCGCGATCGGGTTCCTACATCAACaaataaacttttcttttagAACTTGAAACATATTTAGTTATAGGTAAAGTGACTGAAGATTCTTACTTGGTTTGGCTGACATATCTTGACACAGCAAGACTGTCCTTAGAAGTGAGCTGTGTGGCTGGGAGGACATGCGGATCAGCGGTTAGATCATTCCCGGTAACATTAGTGTTCTCAAGAACCATCCCTACGCCACCGGCTAAAGCCACGGCCCGACCCTTTTCTACCCTCCCGTTCTGTCCTCGAAGACACACTAATATCTTCCCCTTTGCCTTTTTAGGGTCAAGCGATCCAAGTTTGCACAATTGTCTACACCAAGACAGAGATAAAAAAGGTTAACAATAAGATAAAACCTTTCACATAAGTAATTAACGAGATTAGGCAAACTCACGCATCCAATGCTGAACCGTTCTTAAACTTTGCTGTTATAGATGCTATTATTGGATAGAACTTAGCATGTGGCAACGCTGTGGATGCCAAGCTTTGTCCCTATGAATACAGAAGGTTTAAGCTCAATTCCAAGAATTCAAgaattcattttcaagatttgaaCATTTGGATATGATCCAATCTTTTGTACTTAGTCTAACCTTATAATGCTTTCCATTACCAAGCACAAGATTGCTAGCAAACTCACGGTCCATGGTACTAGCACCAACGGTGATCTGCCACGGCGCGGCATTCGAAACCGTACCATCCCCCGGTCCAGAGTTTCCGGCGGAGCAAACAACCACGATCCGTTTCTTAGCAGCGTGAAACGAACCAATAGCGACACTGTCATTGAAAAACGAGGTTGGCTCGCTGCCTAACGAGACAGAGATGACGTCAGCTCCGTCGTGTATGGCGGCATCAAAAGCTGCGAGTACGTCAGCGTCGTAGCACTCGTTTCCTTTCATGGGAGGCCAACAGACTTTGTACGCGGCGACTCTGGCACGTGGAGAGCCACCTTTGGCCGTGCCGTTACCTTGTCCAAAGACGCTAACCCCAGGGACGAAAGCTCCGCCGGCGGTGGAGAGAGTGTGGGAGCCATGGCCGTCGAGATCACGTGGAGAGTCGAAGCTTGAGTTGAGAGGTCCCACGGCGGCTGCGTAGCCTTTGTGAAAATATCTTGCTCCGACCAGTTTCCTTCATTCACATTTCTTGTATTAGCTTAACATGTTTATTGTAAGATTTACAAATTACAAGTTTACTATAAAGATCCCTTTACAAGTTTCGCTACTTTTTGACTATTcatacaataaataaaaagcaaatggattaaaaatgttttaaaagtagAACTTTAAGTTTTTACAGggttttataaaacaaattaaaaagtatattacatGGTATCGATTTAATTTTTACCTTGTAATAAAAGGGAATCATAAAATGAATatcttttagtttctttttggGATTCTAGTTCTATCTTTTTACAAGAGGAAAACagattaaaaagtatataaaagtAAGTTCAGAAAAAATTGactaggattaaaaaaaaaaaaaaatctacaaaagtaATCGATActttaacaatttaaaaaattgcATGGTCGATTGTGTTGATTAagtaaattatgttttttaaaaagaattgaatGTTATTTCCttgaattacaaaatattttatttaacccagaaaatgaaaacatgctcttcaatattttcatttaaaaattggTATTTAGGAAATAGtattatcattaaaaaatatattttaaaacgtaaaattaatgtaatttgtttttttcttaaatagttATCTAGTCCTATCACTCAAAGTATACTCTGTATAGCCCCATCACGGATGTTGAAATATGAgttctatttttccttttaccATAAACAAACCCACGGATGTTGAAATATGGAACCGTTCAAACTCCAAAACATGACTTGTAGCTACAACACGTGTCTTCTTATTgttgatgaaaattttgaatatgaaacataaaaaacaCTTAATTCCACCACTAGGTGTGATGAGTGTGTCAACTCCTAAGAGTTGGCAACAGATAATTCCAGAATTTGTTTGTATCTTATGATAATTACTTAACGTGAAAATGACTGAACGCCaatttgaaagaacaaaaaatgtaaaagaaagaTAGAAAAGAACCTATTGCAATGGAAAGTGgcatctttttggttttgacatATTCCCTTCCATCTCGAAGGAATTGGTCCCAAGCCCTCATCTCTAAAGCTCTTTGATTCTGGCCACACACCTTTTTGATACAcagaaacaaacatattttgaaattattcaATATATAGGTGATAAGTGGGATtgagttaataaaatattttcttaatgtCCTATGACGTCTCATAATCACACAACTACtcataatatattcaaaagaatCTGAGTTTGTGTAAACAGATCCCTATTTTTTCTAGTTATGGCAACTAAGATTGTTTCTCTGaatcaatattaaattatttaaagaagGTAATGAAAGGTTCTGGTTCTCATGCATATCCAAAAGCATTTGCAttctttataaacttttttgaGTACAGATTCGGTAAGAGAAGAAATTTCTC is drawn from Camelina sativa cultivar DH55 chromosome 1, Cs, whole genome shotgun sequence and contains these coding sequences:
- the LOC104790291 gene encoding subtilisin-like protease SBT5.3; its protein translation is MKLTYPSLLLLLLVLLHLVSKPILASKDSLSYVVYFGAHSHVGEITEDAMDRVRETHYDFLGSFTGSREKATDDIFYSYTKHINGFAAHLDHDLAYAISKHPEVVSVFPNKALKLHTTRSWDFLGLEHNSYVPSSSIWRKARFGEDTIIANLDTGVWPESKSFRDEGLGPIPSRWKGICQNQKDATFHCNRKLVGARYFHKGYAAAVGPLNSSFDSPRDLDGHGSHTLSTAGGAFVPGVSVFGQGNGTAKGGSPRARVAAYKVCWPPMKGNECYDADVLAAFDAAIHDGADVISVSLGSEPTSFFNDSVAIGSFHAAKKRIVVVCSAGNSGPGDGTVSNAAPWQITVGASTMDREFASNLVLGNGKHYKGQSLASTALPHAKFYPIIASITAKFKNGSALDAQLCKLGSLDPKKAKGKILVCLRGQNGRVEKGRAVALAGGVGMVLENTNVTGNDLTADPHVLPATQLTSKDSLAVSRYVSQTKNPIAHITPSRTALGLKPAPVMASFSSKGPSTVAPEILKPDITAPGVSVIAAYTGAVSPTNEQFDPRRLLYNAVSGTSMSCPHISGIAGLLKTRYPSWSPAAIRSAIMTTATTMDDIPGPIQNATNMKATPFSFGAGHVQPNLAVNPGLVYDSGIKDYLNFLCSLGYNASQIAVFSGNNFTCSSPKTSLVNLNYPSITVPNLTSSKVTVSRTVKNVGRPSTYTVRVTNPRGVYVAVNPTSLNFTKVGEKKTFKVTLVKDKGNKAKGYVFGELVWSDKKHRVRSPIVVKL